In Vespula pensylvanica isolate Volc-1 chromosome 7, ASM1446617v1, whole genome shotgun sequence, the genomic window AATACTTTAGCCTACGTCTTTTTCAATCTGTCGTATATCGGATTCTTTCAACTTTTGTTGTATAAatttggtatatatattttttaattagcaGCCTATCTAGATGTAATTATAAGTTTGATGATCTAGATCATCAATTTCGGAGTTTGATGATCTAGAAATTTCAGAAagtcgaatttctttttcgaagtgAGATCGATGGAACCCTTTTactgtttgttttttttggaCTAAACAAAGGGAACAATTTCATCAGGTAGCGAACCCTCTTCACTCAGTagcaaagaggaaaaatgagaaaaatcttGGAAGGCGTCGTCATTAGTAACTTCCGCGAAACggcaattttctttctttttctttatctctctctctctctctcctctctctttatcgaaAGGATGGAAATGCTCACGGCACTAATTTATCGTGAGAATAGCTTACTTCCAGTTCCCAAATGTCAGCAGATTCATCTATTATTCTCTCGATCTCCCTGCACTTTCTAGGATATTTTCCAGGAAGtactcctctttttttttttatccttttcattCTAACGTAGTTACGCTGTTTATCTACATCACATACGTAAGCACGAGCAGAGCTAAAAAGATCGTCGAGGAGAGATATCAAAGTAATAGATTAAAGTCGTGACGAGTTACTTTAAATACGATGTCATTCATACCGTAACATAGTATTGTGTAATGGGAAACGACGAAACCGCGATTGATAAATCATAATAGATAGGAAAAGGACATTTCTCGTGGCTACACAGAACGTGCAATCTTGCGGGCGACCACAAAGAGATGCTTTTTCATTGGATTAGTCGTTTGGTGTAGAGCTACGTTCGTGATCATCTCGTTATTCGAGATTAATCGATAATGTTTagatcaataaatattaacattttgtAGAATATGAAAGATCTTATCGATTTAACATTAGTATAAGTTTCTAAGTAaggaagtaaaatattttttacgtaaatatgtgcgtcaaaaaaaagaatctcgaTAACTTTCGTCGtagaattcattattatagGCATCTTGTAATACGAAAGTAatgatatttacaatttaaaatcgttcaatcttttttattaattttttttcgtgtcaTTTTGGTCGAGgtattaatttcgattatattatttttttttttttcttttttgtttctctcaaAATAATTGTACTCGCATTACGTGTTTCTCTTAGTTGTGATTATTTTGCGAAGATGTTGgcagagaaaatttcttttgcgaacgatttcttttccctGTTTCCCGCTCCCGGAAAAACGTTTTACGCGTCCTTAATGTAAGCTCGTTTCGCGTAGCGCGTCTGGCCCGCTGGTGCATGGCAATgctctcttttaattaaaatcccAAGCGAAGAGTTCTATCCTCAAAAGAACGTTCCTATCCAACACCAGTTAACTCTCTCGGCCCGGTTCTCACGGTACGTTCTTTGTGCAGGATTCCTCTGatcgtttccttttaattaGATCGCCTTCAGCTTCTCGCGTTCATGACATTAGAACGGCGTCAAACCGACCTGAGAAGTTTCGATTTAAAAGCTAACTTTCTCGTCAGTTTTTCGGTGGTACGATTTGAGTTAAATGGCAAGTCTTCCAGGTCCTTAAATGATACGGTGAGctttaatatttcaagaatAGAATTATCTGATGAAACGTATGTGCACGCGTTGCCGATAAACGTTTccgaagaattaaaaattttcttcgaggtcaatttcaaagaattttttttttcgcgcgatcttttatttattcggaaaatttttcattgaatttttccCAAACGAGGAAACGTGTGGTATACACTGATCGTATTATCGTAAGACACGTGCGTGCACGATACGCATCTAGCTCAGCTCGAAGCAACTGACTTGGCCTACTTTTTCGCTACCATAATCAAGGCGAGACAGTTCTTGtacgacaatttttttcttttctctacgtaatatcgtttattctGTTATTTTCTAAAGATAACGAGCCAACACGTTCGTTAAACGTTTTCTAAgataaaacaaagagaaaaaaaaggaagaagaaatgaaagatccTTTTTATGATCggttgtctctttctttctttcagttttttttcttttttcttttttctttcacagaAACACTTGAACTAATATATTCCAGTCGTGCTATCTTAATGGGCTGTTTAAAAAGTAGAAGTAACTAGACGGTAGTAACTAAACTCGTGACGTTCGCGATAATTAGGAGCGAGCCCCTTTCGTACGTGCGATTCAGTGAAAGTGTGTCCGGTGTAGGAATAATATGGCCGTTCAGGTCATCCTCGGATGACAATAGAAAAGTGAAATCGTCGTTAGGTTACTAACGTGGGTACTTCCTATGAAACTTTTACCATTTATTTTTGCGATTTCTATCTTCCTATCTTATCTGACCGATCGTTCGATACAGATGTTATTGATGTCTTTTACTTAACTCGAAATCAAACTCGAATCGATTTTACTTTTAcgattattctattttattactaattattaatgGATACTTTTCCTAATAatgatcaaattaaattttgtaaagatttcttttgtaatcttttttcttgctttagaaatataaaaaaataaaagaatatcataatatttattttaaagtaatttacgatatataattaattttaacgtaacaataatgaattttcaaagGAGAGAGAGTTAAGAAATTTCTCCTGTTAATTTTCTATGAATATGGTTTACTATTAGTTTTAAAcatgattaaaattttatatttaaataatttggaCCAAGTTAATCATAAACGTGTCGAAGACTCTTACGAAAAATCTTAAGTAAATTTGGAATAAATGTTAAGGTACTTGCAAAGGATATTGGTCTCGTAGGACGGTATCGTTCAATTGCAATTCGTTCGTAAATTTCTGCTGGGAAAGTCTTTATAAGAGGATCGATTGCAGGTGCAAGTAGAACAAGACGATTCGCAGGTATGCGTATGGCCGACCTGTTGCCGATCAAGGCGCGAATCGCGTATTTCCTGTTCAACGTGGATCGGCCTCCTCTGTCGCCCGCCTGTGACGGCACATCTCGgctgatctcttttttttttattttctttctctctctctctctctctctctctctctctctctctcttattctataCTTGTGTATACTTCTTTCGAGTCTACGACTTTTCGCTccagtttttcttctttcgattaagAACCccaaatttctatttaaaatgtCAACATATGTATTTGCAATCTTTATTTCGAGATTAGCATAAGCAATTTTGTTCttattcgacgataaaattataaaattgtattttaagatgttatattagatttttcttctcttcgagtattatttgtatatataattattctcgttttaattagttgttttataaattgtaaGTTTATTGGTGTTACGGTATACGTACATTAACGtgatattgttataatatgaCGAGAAATTTATAGTAATACACATAAATTGATAATGcctattttacataataaattagTGTATAAATAGTTTTATGGTTGAGGAGTTCTGGTTTCGATAGAAGCGTCTCGTTTGGCTTCCgcaaaaaaaatgtttcatcctgttaaaaaaagaaaaaaatatatcattaagtCCGCTCGCGTAGGCGCCGTCAATCTCAAAACCCTTGCGTAAACATGCCTTTATCCGTAAGACCAGTCAGCCCCGTATACAGTTATCTTCAAACGCGtttccttctcattctttctgtttcttacaataaaaataccGAGTTACGCGTGCATTCGTTAGGTCATACTTACGATAAGATTTGAATCTAACATTGTCGagtttttgaatttattataaattttgacaGTCGTTCTTACTTTCTATGTAAAGTATTTAAAGATATTcctattcaaatattttttgcattttttgtgATGTCTACTgatatcgatatatgtattacgaattttattcgaaataaatagacTGGCATGCGTAACATTAGACAGTATTATGTGTGTAttatgagagagatagaaagataccAGTATTACAGTGGTAGCATTCTAACCAGATCGGTCCAAATAGCATAACAGAAAGAATTTGCATGATTCGACATTCCCGAAGAGtcgctttattttattatttcatggTTAATGCAAATGGTTAAAGACCTTAATCGATCATCGATTTGGACAAGTTCACGATTCTACCTCGCGCATATATCAATCGCGTTAACCTAGAATGCGAAGTCGCCTTCGGGGCGTTGGTCGTGGTTGGCTGCCGGCATTCTTCTTCGAGTTCGAGTCCTAAATCCACGTGAATTGCAACGTACtgacgtatgtgtgtgtgtgtgtgtgtgtgtatgtacctatacatctctacgtattttcttttccgaaAGCGACGGGAACGAGTCGAACTCGTTTTTCTTTGGAAACTTCGTAAAGAATCGGTCTAATCGTCGGGCGCGTGCGGACGAGCTACTACCTCGGCTGGAAAGTACGTGTCTAGAAAAGCGGCCTTTTCTATCTAAGGGTAAGAGCACTAGCAAACAGTTACAGTCGTGCTCCACATTAGAGTGACTCACTCCGCTAGATAGTGCCTGACAAAACGCTTTACCACTGCCAATGAAAGCTACGGTATCGCGTTTAATGAACTCGACGTAAATCTCCGTTGATCTCGTTGCTTTAGAAGGAGATTGTTTGTCTTTCATTCGGGATTATGAGAAATGCATCAGCAAAACGAAGATTAAACTCGAATGATATCAGTCAATCCAAATAGTGCAGTTCTAGATTTATTTAGAGTTTTCTATAAGGTTTGTTtgctatttatttaatttattattattttgaaagagTTATTAATTAGGGAACGAAgcttgaaaagaaattcaatttgaCCTATAGAAATGTCTAGATCGTCAAATTCGCGTGGGACACGTCGTCAAGGTCGGCAGAAGAGAATTCCAAAGAATCTCGAACACCGAGTGACACGCAAGTTCGATTGGCATTCCGCGAAAGGTTGCAATGGCCGGTGACGTTCGCTGAATTCTTAATGTCAGTTCCTGCTCCGCTTTGTCCATTTCCACGCGATCGTCCCTCTTCGAAAGAGAGGTCCTTAACGCGTCTTAcctaaatttttattgactCGACCGGCTTACTTGCCGTTATAATAGCCATGTGTATTTCGAAATGCGTCGAGCGGATTTTTAGGACGTGTCGTGTAGGTTTAGGGCATTGGAGACAGTGGCTATGCAAGTTAGCGGTACTATGAAATTTATCTTATCAGAatttatagagaaatatatgtaagttctataaagtttcatttataaatttttatttgctttaatCAATCGTTAATCAATCgaacatatttcatttattatatatatatatattcagttatatacatatattgagttgtagaaaaaaataaatatatttattaaatattaaaaatacataggCATGTACATGCAGGATATCGTACATAAAAATGCACGTATTAAATTTCCAGGATGTAAAATGCGAGGCACCGCTCGTCGACAGTAGTGCGTTGCCATTGGAGCACAGATCGGTGTATGGTCCACCTGCACAATATGGACCACCCACATCGCACGGAGCAGAGGAGAATTGGCCTTTGGCTTCGCCGGATACACCGCAGATAAAACATCTACAGGTGCAATGCGAGAAAACGCATATGCGTGTTAACATCGAGTTCGATCGACCCTTTTATGGGATGATATTCAGCAAGGGCTTTTATTCGGACCCCCATTGCGTTCATCTCAAACCAGGGACCGGTCATTTGAGCGCAACTTTCGAGATTTTTTTGAATTCATGCGGCATGACATCATCCGCCAATCACAACGTAGCTGCTTATGGAGCACCTACGCCATCGGGTAGTTACGTTGAGAACACGATCATCGTTCAGTACGATCGTTACGTTCAAGAAGTTTGGGATCAGGCCAGGAAACTTCGTTGCACGTGGTACGATTACTACGAGAAGCAAGTTAATTTTAGGCCGTTCCAAGTCGACATGTTGCACGCTGTAACAGCTAACTTCCTTGGAGATAATCTACAATGTTGGATGCAAATACAAGTGGGTAAAGGACCATGGGCTAGCGAGGTTTCGGGTATCGTTAAGATCGGACAAACCATGACCATGGTACTTGCTATCAAGGACGTAGAAAATAAGTTCGATATGCTGGTCAGAAACTGTGTTGCCCATGACGGCAAGAGAGCACCGATTCAGCTGGTCGATCAGTACGGCTGCGTCGTCAGGCCAAAGATCATGTCCAGGTAggatattattctataaaatatcgtcATCTTCTCCTTGCTTCAATATCTGATCGGGATTTTTACGTAACGACAAAAACGTCGATAACGTCGTTATTGTTTTGATTTAAAGGTTCCATAAAGTGAAGAACTTCGGGCCGAGTGCTTCCGTCGTTAGTTTCGCTTATTTCCAAGCCTTCAAATTCCCCGACAGTATGAACGTTCACTTCCAATGCGTGATCCAAGTCTGCCGTTACAATTGCCCCGAACTGAAGTGCGGTCATCCGGGCTTGGAATATGGAGCACCTGCTGCTCCGTTGTCTCAGGATTACGGCACTCCGGCTCACCAAAGCGTGTCCTCCGAATATGGACAACCCCCGTTGCCGGAGTACAGTGTACCACCCGCTTATCCCGATCCCAGGCATCCTAGTGGACCAGCTGGTGCTTTCAGGTAATAGAGAAGTTCTATTTAggtatttatttgatatatgcataaattttataatggaAAAAACTCATCGCATTTTGTTAtcgttaatctttttcttttttcataactGAGATCAATAGTTTTAACGTCGATAACAAcgttgtctctcttttcttttttttcctttcgaatcgaTCAGCGAGCCCAACCCAGACGTGGTCCCAGCACCTCAAGCACaaacgtcgtcatcgtcgccAAGTTCGACGCCTGGCGATGCGACCGCGAGTAGTTCACCTCAAAGTCCTCATGATAACATTCATCTCCCTCCACCTCCTCTGCCCGGTCATCCAGTCGGAGCTTATCAAACGGTTAAAAGAAAAGGCACGGCTGGCTCGGAGGAGCTCGAGGGTAACCTAGCCACCCTCGGAGGCCGACCGAGGTCGGTCGAAGGTTTTCCAGCAGAGCTTAGGGGAGCTCGAAGACGAAGGCACGATCGTCTAGAGGAAGACGATGACGTAAGTTATTCTAATCTGTCGAAACGTCAACGATTTATATccagttttctttcttagctctatctacttatc contains:
- the LOC122630739 gene encoding uncharacterized protein LOC122630739 isoform X2; this translates as MERTWRSIRKTAFILLLPLLLLADVKCEAPLVDSSALPLEHRSVYGPPAQYGPPTSHGAEENWPLASPDTPQIKHLQVQCEKTHMRVNIEFDRPFYGMIFSKGFYSDPHCVHLKPGTGHLSATFEIFLNSCGMTSSANHNVAAYGAPTPSGSYVENTIIVQYDRYVQEVWDQARKLRCTWYDYYEKQVNFRPFQVDMLHAVTANFLGDNLQCWMQIQVGKGPWASEVSGIVKIGQTMTMVLAIKDVENKFDMLVRNCVAHDGKRAPIQLVDQYGCVVRPKIMSRFHKVKNFGPSASVVSFAYFQAFKFPDSMNVHFQCVIQVCRYNCPELKCGHPGLEYGAPAAPLSQDYGTPAHQSVSSEYGQPPLPEYSVPPAYPDPRHPSGPAGAFSEPNPDVVPAPQAQTSSSSPSSTPGDATASSSPQSPHDNIHLPPPPLPGHPVGAYQTVKRKGTAGSEELEGNLATLGGRPRSVEGFPAELRGARRRRHDRLEEDDDSFYHTVTLVTNHVYKRAAQEMTDVNTSRIIQVVAPGDVNFALGTTNSNNDTTVVIQNASASTDPETICMSLPGFVGGLVMLLLVVVVASLVAAFLFVRVRSVDRKNVGIGSTFVHPAYATENCTVPNPEFIKVAN
- the LOC122630739 gene encoding uncharacterized protein LOC122630739 isoform X1; the encoded protein is MFRKENVHTMERTWRSIRKTAFILLLPLLLLADVKCEAPLVDSSALPLEHRSVYGPPAQYGPPTSHGAEENWPLASPDTPQIKHLQVQCEKTHMRVNIEFDRPFYGMIFSKGFYSDPHCVHLKPGTGHLSATFEIFLNSCGMTSSANHNVAAYGAPTPSGSYVENTIIVQYDRYVQEVWDQARKLRCTWYDYYEKQVNFRPFQVDMLHAVTANFLGDNLQCWMQIQVGKGPWASEVSGIVKIGQTMTMVLAIKDVENKFDMLVRNCVAHDGKRAPIQLVDQYGCVVRPKIMSRFHKVKNFGPSASVVSFAYFQAFKFPDSMNVHFQCVIQVCRYNCPELKCGHPGLEYGAPAAPLSQDYGTPAHQSVSSEYGQPPLPEYSVPPAYPDPRHPSGPAGAFSEPNPDVVPAPQAQTSSSSPSSTPGDATASSSPQSPHDNIHLPPPPLPGHPVGAYQTVKRKGTAGSEELEGNLATLGGRPRSVEGFPAELRGARRRRHDRLEEDDDSFYHTVTLVTNHVYKRAAQEMTDVNTSRIIQVVAPGDVNFALGTTNSNNDTTVVIQNASASTDPETICMSLPGFVGGLVMLLLVVVVASLVAAFLFVRVRSVDRKNVGIGSTFVHPAYATENCTVPNPEFIKVAN